In bacterium, a single window of DNA contains:
- a CDS encoding cyclodeaminase/cyclohydrolase family protein — MGHVTEKPIGVLAEKMAEGAKFPDGGMAAGLAGLFATSLCRKSLSRLVSAHPDALSKSEADAYAWELEDAAAHFEKLLDKQKEALKALNQFAKGAAPESDPPLTEEEIYRQAVSVPAAIAASASRVLSVAAKLISAAPSELKSDLGVALHLLYAAFIGGKLKMNDHFAHAQALDSEFVAKTRRTFQDVEDAVSQLVGPGLESVWAAIEPKRIEAE, encoded by the coding sequence GTGGGACACGTAACCGAAAAACCGATCGGCGTTTTAGCAGAAAAAATGGCGGAGGGAGCCAAGTTTCCGGACGGCGGAATGGCCGCCGGCTTGGCGGGTTTATTCGCCACCTCGCTTTGCCGCAAGTCGCTCTCCCGGCTCGTTTCGGCGCATCCCGACGCACTTTCCAAATCCGAAGCGGATGCGTACGCCTGGGAGCTTGAAGACGCCGCGGCGCACTTCGAAAAGCTCCTGGACAAACAGAAGGAAGCGCTCAAAGCATTAAATCAGTTCGCCAAAGGCGCAGCTCCCGAATCCGATCCACCCCTCACCGAAGAAGAAATCTACCGCCAGGCCGTCTCCGTCCCCGCCGCAATCGCGGCGTCCGCCAGCCGCGTTCTTTCAGTCGCGGCCAAGCTAATCTCCGCCGCTCCATCCGAGCTTAAAAGCGACCTCGGTGTCGCACTCCACCTGCTTTACGCCGCTTTCATCGGCGGAAAGCTCAAAATGAACGACCATTTTGCGCATGCGCAGGCTCTCGATTCCGAATTCGTCGCCAAGACCCGCCGCACATTCCAAGATGTGGAAGACGCGGTCAGCCAGCTCGTCGGCCCCGGTCTCGAATCCGTATGGGCTGCCATCGAACCCAAGCGCATCGAGGCGGAATAG
- a CDS encoding imidazolonepropionase has product MHRKPSIRLSSPMFDILLKNTTAITLSEGEIPRRGEAMRELGGVLNAYIGIDSVSGTISYLGVHEPGEIGDNCEVVDCERRLVLPGFVDPHTHLVFAGSRPNEFYLRAAGKTYLDISKSGGGIAASIKANRDATMNELVLSGLRHTWEMARCGTTTIEAKSGYGLSFEAEVKSLEAIREVSSLAPQEIVPTFLGAHAIPPEYLNRREEYLDLVRGPMMREIASRKLAEFVDVFVEDGAFSLAEGRRVLESAKCSGLGIRIHADEFTNMGVAALGVEFGAASVDHLGAIGESGITALADSDTVAILMPGTIFFVGSDGYAPARRLIDSGAAVALATDLNPGSSMIFSMPLVMTLAALKMRMTAEECITAATVNAAYSLGRAHRKGTLAPGKDADLIIFDVSDPAEIPYRMGQDIVSDVMIGGRWIKRNHTMLWRPQF; this is encoded by the coding sequence ATGCACCGGAAGCCGTCAATCCGGCTTTCGTCGCCGATGTTCGACATCCTTTTGAAAAACACGACCGCCATCACCCTTTCCGAAGGAGAAATTCCGCGCAGAGGCGAGGCCATGCGCGAGCTTGGAGGGGTCCTAAACGCCTACATCGGAATCGATTCGGTTAGTGGAACAATCAGCTACCTAGGCGTCCACGAGCCGGGTGAGATTGGGGATAACTGTGAAGTAGTGGATTGCGAAAGGCGGCTCGTTCTTCCGGGATTTGTCGACCCGCACACGCACCTTGTTTTCGCCGGCTCCCGCCCAAACGAATTCTACCTGCGCGCCGCGGGCAAAACATACCTCGACATAAGCAAGTCCGGAGGCGGGATCGCGGCAAGCATCAAGGCAAACCGCGACGCCACGATGAATGAACTTGTATTGTCGGGACTTCGCCACACCTGGGAAATGGCCAGATGCGGGACGACGACAATCGAAGCAAAAAGCGGCTACGGCCTTTCTTTCGAAGCGGAAGTCAAATCGCTTGAAGCAATCCGGGAAGTTTCAAGTCTGGCTCCGCAGGAGATAGTCCCGACATTCCTCGGCGCGCACGCGATTCCGCCGGAATACTTGAACAGGCGTGAGGAGTATCTCGATCTCGTCCGCGGCCCTATGATGCGGGAGATTGCTTCCCGCAAGCTGGCCGAATTCGTCGACGTCTTCGTCGAGGACGGCGCTTTCTCGCTTGCCGAAGGCAGACGCGTTTTGGAGTCCGCAAAATGCTCCGGTTTGGGAATCAGGATTCACGCGGACGAATTCACCAATATGGGGGTAGCCGCTCTCGGTGTCGAGTTCGGCGCGGCCAGCGTTGACCACCTTGGCGCAATCGGCGAATCCGGAATCACCGCCCTCGCCGACTCTGATACAGTAGCCATTTTGATGCCGGGAACAATCTTTTTCGTCGGAAGCGACGGTTACGCCCCGGCGCGCCGATTGATCGACTCGGGCGCCGCGGTCGCGCTCGCAACCGACCTCAATCCCGGCAGCAGCATGATTTTCTCGATGCCCCTTGTCATGACGCTCGCAGCACTCAAAATGCGGATGACCGCGGAGGAATGCATCACAGCTGCAACCGTCAACGCCGCGTATTCCCTCGGCCGCGCACATCGCAAGGGTACGCTTGCTCCCGGTAAAGATGCCGATTTAATCATCTTTGACGTATCCGATCCCGCCGAAATCCCCTACCGGATGGGCCAGGACATCGTAAGCGACGTGATGATCGGCGGCCGCTGGATCAAGCGCAATCATACGATGCTTTGGAGACCGCAATTTTAA
- a CDS encoding 4Fe-4S binding protein has translation MWYCGLDRLARKPAHSPIQPFRLLVQLAFLAITINIGWRFAIFVGSLAGDGPVLPRPAGVEAWLPISSLISLKYLAATGIWNDIHPAGLALFLIILATALLLKRAFCSWVCPIGLLEEFLARLGLAAFRRKIIVPPWLDFPLRSIKYLLLVFFAFSVWGMSVERLRGFIESPYNKVADIKMMKFFMHISPTAAAVLAALVILSFLVPYFWCRYLCPYGALLGLAGVVSPLTVKRSADTCISCQACTKVCPAAITVHRLESVETDECHACLKCADACPVPLTLLLSGPQKKPRPVNKYAFAALVVLFFVVGVAAASLSGKWRTSIPPEEYRTHYSQMSGPEYTHSAAMESRSDS, from the coding sequence ATGTGGTACTGCGGCCTCGACCGTCTCGCCCGCAAGCCCGCCCACTCGCCGATTCAGCCTTTCCGGCTTCTCGTTCAGCTCGCGTTCCTCGCGATCACGATCAATATCGGCTGGCGGTTCGCGATTTTCGTAGGCTCGCTCGCCGGCGACGGCCCCGTCCTTCCCCGCCCCGCGGGAGTCGAGGCCTGGCTGCCCATCTCCTCGCTCATCAGCCTCAAGTACCTGGCCGCAACCGGCATTTGGAACGACATCCATCCTGCCGGACTTGCGCTGTTCCTCATTATTCTCGCCACCGCCCTTTTGCTCAAGCGCGCTTTTTGCAGCTGGGTTTGTCCTATCGGCCTGCTCGAGGAATTCCTCGCCCGCCTCGGTCTGGCCGCTTTCCGCCGCAAAATCATTGTCCCGCCTTGGCTCGACTTCCCGCTGCGCTCCATCAAGTACCTTTTGCTAGTCTTTTTCGCCTTCTCCGTCTGGGGAATGTCGGTGGAGCGCCTGCGCGGCTTCATCGAAAGCCCGTACAACAAGGTCGCCGACATAAAGATGATGAAGTTCTTCATGCACATTTCCCCCACCGCCGCGGCCGTCCTCGCGGCCCTCGTTATCCTAAGCTTCCTCGTGCCTTACTTCTGGTGCCGCTACCTATGCCCGTACGGAGCGCTGCTCGGGCTGGCCGGCGTCGTCAGCCCGCTCACGGTCAAGCGCAGCGCCGATACCTGCATCTCCTGCCAGGCCTGCACGAAGGTCTGCCCCGCGGCGATAACCGTCCACCGCCTCGAATCCGTCGAGACCGACGAGTGCCACGCCTGTCTTAAGTGCGCGGACGCCTGCCCGGTCCCGCTCACGCTGCTCCTGTCCGGCCCGCAGAAGAAGCCCCGCCCGGTCAACAAATACGCCTTCGCCGCGCTCGTCGTCCTGTTTTTCGTCGTCGGAGTGGCAGCGGCGTCGCTGTCGGGCAAATGGCGCACGAGCATCCCCCCGGAAGAGTACCGGACGCACTATTCGCAAATGTCCGGCCCGGAGTACACGCATAGCGCGGCGATGGAAAGCCGTTCCGATTCGTAG
- a CDS encoding thiamine phosphate synthase — protein MNTAPKSWLNDARLWMITDTAAARGRAIPELVAQGVAGGVDVVVVRFKELSGPPFISAARPIAAICRDLGVPWVLSHNLDLVSALDPDGVHLGAGDPTIAEARAQLARNAVIGYSAHTIGEIGRVKAAGADYAWFSPIYPTKKDGKAVFGIGVESARRALETAGDFPLVFLGGVNADNAHELAAIGGTRIAAIGAIIGADDVESAARKLKAALSGES, from the coding sequence ATGAACACTGCTCCCAAATCCTGGCTGAATGACGCGCGGCTGTGGATGATCACCGACACGGCGGCAGCCCGCGGCCGCGCGATTCCGGAATTGGTCGCTCAGGGCGTCGCCGGAGGAGTTGACGTTGTCGTAGTCCGGTTCAAGGAGTTATCCGGCCCTCCCTTTATATCCGCGGCGCGCCCGATCGCAGCCATCTGCCGCGATCTCGGCGTGCCTTGGGTGCTCTCCCACAACCTCGACCTTGTGTCCGCGCTCGATCCGGACGGCGTCCATCTTGGAGCCGGCGACCCTACCATCGCGGAAGCGCGCGCCCAGCTCGCCCGCAATGCTGTAATCGGTTACTCGGCTCACACGATAGGCGAAATCGGCCGTGTCAAAGCCGCCGGCGCCGATTACGCCTGGTTCTCGCCCATTTACCCGACGAAAAAGGACGGAAAAGCCGTTTTCGGCATCGGCGTCGAATCCGCCCGCCGCGCGCTCGAAACCGCTGGAGATTTTCCTCTTGTCTTCCTCGGCGGCGTGAATGCAGACAACGCGCACGAGCTCGCGGCAATCGGCGGAACCCGCATCGCGGCCATCGGCGCGATTATCGGCGCGGACGATGTGGAATCCGCCGCGCGCAAATTGAAAGCGGCGTTATCCGGGGAATCATAA